In Stenotrophomonas sp. 610A2, one DNA window encodes the following:
- a CDS encoding WxcM-like domain-containing protein yields the protein MSFYCHPNALCESDAIGGGTKIWAFVHVLPGAVIGENCNICDGVFVEGNVVIGNRVTIKSGVQLWDGVRLADDVFVGPNATFTNDRFPRAGQHLDAYPETIVEAGASIGANSTLLPGVRIGSGAMVGAGAVITRSVPPNAIVVGNPARIVGYVTDGKTLSRPTAVSSDETIHSSVSGVMLHKMPRYQDLRGALSVGEFSKDLPFQPKRYFLVFDVPSQETRGEHAHRICHQFLICVKGSVRVLADDGTRREEFSLDSPSVGLHLPPMIWGTQYQYSPGAVLLVFASEGYDSDEYIRHYDEFIALTAAAKA from the coding sequence ATGAGTTTCTACTGCCACCCCAACGCCCTTTGCGAGTCCGATGCCATCGGTGGCGGAACCAAGATATGGGCTTTCGTCCACGTGCTTCCGGGCGCAGTAATTGGAGAGAACTGCAATATCTGTGACGGGGTATTCGTCGAAGGTAACGTAGTCATTGGCAACCGCGTCACCATCAAGTCTGGGGTTCAGCTGTGGGACGGCGTGCGCTTGGCTGACGATGTGTTCGTCGGCCCGAATGCGACATTCACAAATGATCGCTTTCCCCGCGCGGGTCAGCACTTGGATGCCTACCCGGAAACCATTGTCGAAGCCGGTGCATCCATCGGCGCAAACTCCACATTGCTGCCTGGCGTGCGGATTGGCAGCGGCGCCATGGTAGGCGCAGGCGCGGTCATCACGCGCTCCGTGCCGCCCAATGCAATTGTGGTGGGTAACCCTGCCAGGATCGTAGGCTACGTCACCGACGGCAAGACCCTGTCTCGACCAACCGCCGTTTCCAGCGATGAAACCATTCACAGCAGCGTATCAGGCGTGATGCTGCATAAAATGCCGCGTTATCAGGATCTTCGCGGCGCATTGTCGGTTGGCGAGTTCTCCAAGGATCTACCGTTCCAGCCCAAACGCTACTTCCTGGTCTTCGATGTACCCAGCCAAGAAACAAGAGGTGAGCATGCACATCGCATCTGCCACCAGTTCCTGATCTGTGTAAAGGGTAGTGTCCGGGTTCTTGCAGACGACGGCACGCGTCGCGAAGAATTTTCGCTGGATTCTCCGAGTGTTGGCCTACACCTGCCTCCGATGATCTGGGGCACTCAGTATCAGTACTCCCCCGGCGCTGTGCTTCTTGTATTCGCGTCCGAAGGATATGACTCGGATGAATACATACGACACTATGATGAATTCATTGCACTGACCGCTGCGGCCAAGGCGTGA
- a CDS encoding glycosyltransferase family 2 protein: MQPLLSPSLTVVVPVYGNEGSITPLIAALASIKEKVGVPFEALFVVDGSPDLSYSRLREQLPSAGFDAQLIALSRNFGAFSAIRVGLEHAKSSIIAVMAADLQEPPALVIDLFRALSSGDRDIAMGVRESREDPGLSKLASGTFWSLYRRFVMPDIPKGGVDIFALTSDMRDRLLTLKESNTSLLAQLFWLGGRRAFVPYQRLRREHGKSAWTLKKKLRYLSDSVFAFTDLPVRLLMGIGMLALIAAVCLSILILAAKLSGLVSVPGYAGTMVTILFFGALNSLGLGVVGAYAWRTFENTKARPLSILQSHETFQERHS, translated from the coding sequence ATGCAACCGCTTTTGAGTCCCTCGCTGACGGTCGTTGTCCCGGTTTACGGCAACGAAGGTTCAATCACACCCTTGATCGCCGCCCTTGCTTCGATCAAGGAAAAAGTTGGAGTCCCGTTCGAGGCACTATTCGTCGTTGATGGCAGCCCAGACCTGAGCTATTCACGCTTACGCGAGCAGCTTCCTTCCGCTGGGTTCGATGCACAACTGATCGCGTTGTCCCGAAATTTTGGCGCGTTCTCAGCTATCCGCGTTGGTTTGGAACATGCGAAGAGCTCGATCATCGCAGTGATGGCCGCCGACCTGCAGGAGCCACCCGCGCTGGTGATCGACCTGTTTCGCGCCCTCTCATCGGGCGACAGAGATATAGCCATGGGCGTGCGTGAATCGCGAGAGGATCCAGGCCTGTCGAAGCTGGCCTCAGGAACATTCTGGTCGCTCTATCGCCGCTTTGTGATGCCCGATATTCCAAAAGGTGGAGTGGACATCTTCGCGCTGACCTCAGATATGCGTGATCGTCTGCTGACGCTCAAAGAGAGCAACACCAGCCTGCTCGCACAACTGTTCTGGCTGGGAGGGCGACGTGCATTCGTCCCTTACCAGCGCTTACGTCGCGAGCATGGCAAAAGCGCCTGGACGCTGAAGAAAAAGCTGCGCTACCTATCAGACAGCGTGTTCGCATTCACCGACCTGCCGGTACGCCTGCTGATGGGCATCGGAATGCTGGCACTGATCGCAGCGGTTTGCCTCTCCATCCTCATCCTTGCAGCCAAACTGTCGGGCCTGGTTTCCGTGCCTGGTTACGCCGGCACGATGGTGACCATCTTGTTCTTTGGCGCTCTCAACTCACTCGGCCTCGGCGTCGTCGGCGCGTATGCATGGCGGACCTTCGAGAACACAAAAGCACGTCCACTTTCCATTCTGCAATCGCACGAGACATTCCAGGAACGTCATTCATGA
- a CDS encoding DegT/DnrJ/EryC1/StrS family aminotransferase, whose translation MTLEAIPVNSLSRHIEPLKDALGAAATEVVGSGYYVLGPNVRAFESAFATYCGVEHCISVANGTDALELSLRALHVSSEDRVAVVANAAMYGTSAVLACGAEPVFIDITADNATMDPAKLEVALASGGIKAVIVTHLYGQLADIETIAALCKAYGVSLVEDCAQAHGARNGNGMAGSFGDIASFSFYPTKNLGALGDGGAVVTGRADLADRVGMLRQYGWTQKYTNGIAGGRNSRLDEIQASMLLLMLPHLDQWNQNRRNVAERYKAGISNPRIQTSTSGGQEYVAHLYVIRTDARSALQQHLSDNGIQTDVHYPIADHKQPCHSGRFNHIALPQTELDCSVVLTLPCFPELTDSEIDRVIDACNRF comes from the coding sequence ATGACGCTTGAAGCCATTCCTGTCAATTCCCTTTCCCGTCACATCGAACCGCTGAAGGATGCACTGGGGGCGGCCGCCACCGAAGTAGTCGGAAGCGGCTATTACGTGCTCGGCCCAAATGTACGCGCTTTCGAATCCGCCTTCGCCACGTATTGTGGCGTCGAGCATTGCATCAGCGTCGCCAATGGCACCGATGCACTGGAGCTTTCGCTGCGTGCACTGCACGTCAGCAGCGAGGACCGCGTTGCGGTTGTAGCCAATGCGGCGATGTACGGTACCTCGGCTGTATTGGCCTGCGGCGCGGAACCGGTTTTCATCGACATCACCGCCGATAACGCGACCATGGACCCGGCCAAGTTGGAAGTGGCACTGGCCAGCGGTGGCATCAAGGCAGTCATCGTTACCCATCTCTATGGTCAGTTGGCCGACATCGAAACCATCGCCGCTCTATGCAAGGCATATGGCGTGAGTTTGGTGGAAGACTGCGCGCAGGCGCATGGTGCCCGCAACGGCAACGGCATGGCCGGTTCCTTCGGCGACATCGCCAGTTTCAGCTTCTACCCCACCAAGAACCTCGGAGCACTGGGCGATGGGGGGGCAGTGGTCACCGGCCGCGCTGACCTTGCCGATCGCGTAGGCATGCTACGCCAGTACGGCTGGACACAAAAATACACCAATGGCATAGCGGGCGGACGTAACAGCCGACTGGATGAGATCCAGGCCAGCATGCTGCTACTGATGCTTCCGCATCTGGACCAGTGGAACCAGAACCGCCGGAACGTCGCCGAACGCTATAAAGCCGGCATCTCCAATCCGAGGATTCAAACCAGTACCAGTGGCGGGCAGGAGTATGTTGCCCACCTGTATGTCATCCGCACCGATGCACGCTCAGCACTGCAGCAACATCTGAGCGACAACGGCATCCAAACCGATGTGCATTACCCTATTGCGGACCACAAACAGCCCTGCCACTCGGGCCGTTTCAACCATATCGCATTACCGCAGACCGAGTTGGACTGCAGCGTCGTGCTCACCCTGCCATGCTTTCCCGAACTGACGGATTCCGAAATCGATCGAGTCATCGACGCATGCAACCGCTTTTGA
- a CDS encoding electron transfer flavoprotein subunit alpha/FixB family protein, translating into MAKILVIAEHLDGKLNSAVAKTVSAATAVGGDIHVLVLAADPAAVAAEAAQIAGVSKVLTIANPANEHALAQVQAPQIAKAAAGYSHVFGPSTTTGKDVMPAVAALLGVNQVSDLMSVEGAHTFKRPIYAGNAIITVEVPADQVVVATVRAASWQEAAKGNNAPVEALSVDAALPGHTRFIGLAAGKSDRPDLQSAKRVVSGGRGVGSEENFKVIYALADKLGAGVGASRAAVDAGYVPSDMQVGQTGKIIAPELYIAVGISGAIQHLTGIKDAGTIVAINKDGDAPIFEIADIGLVGDLFTLLPELEAAL; encoded by the coding sequence ATGGCCAAGATTCTCGTCATCGCCGAACACCTGGACGGCAAGCTCAACAGCGCCGTCGCCAAGACGGTGTCGGCAGCAACCGCAGTGGGCGGCGACATCCACGTGCTGGTACTGGCCGCCGACCCGGCCGCCGTCGCAGCCGAAGCTGCGCAGATTGCCGGCGTCAGCAAGGTGCTTACCATCGCCAACCCGGCCAATGAACACGCCCTGGCACAGGTACAGGCACCGCAGATCGCCAAGGCCGCTGCCGGTTACAGCCATGTATTCGGCCCGTCGACCACCACCGGCAAGGATGTAATGCCGGCCGTGGCCGCCCTGCTCGGCGTCAACCAGGTCTCCGACCTGATGTCGGTCGAAGGCGCACATACCTTCAAGCGCCCGATCTACGCAGGCAACGCGATCATCACCGTCGAGGTGCCCGCCGACCAGGTCGTCGTCGCCACCGTACGCGCCGCCTCCTGGCAGGAGGCGGCCAAGGGCAACAACGCCCCGGTCGAGGCTCTGAGCGTCGATGCCGCCCTGCCGGGCCACACCCGCTTCATCGGCCTTGCCGCTGGCAAGAGCGACCGCCCGGACCTGCAGAGCGCCAAGCGCGTGGTCTCCGGTGGCCGTGGCGTCGGTTCGGAAGAGAACTTCAAGGTGATCTACGCGCTGGCCGACAAGCTCGGTGCGGGCGTTGGCGCCTCGCGCGCCGCGGTGGACGCAGGCTATGTGCCCAGCGACATGCAGGTCGGCCAGACCGGCAAGATCATCGCCCCTGAGCTGTATATCGCCGTAGGCATCTCCGGCGCCATCCAGCACCTGACCGGCATCAAGGACGCCGGCACCATCGTCGCCATCAACAAGGACGGCGATGCGCCGATCTTTGAGATCGCTGATATCGGTTTGGTCGGGGATCTGTTCACCTTGTTGCCTGAGCTGGAAGCTGCTTTGTAG
- a CDS encoding electron transfer flavoprotein subunit beta/FixA family protein, whose translation MKILVAYKRVVDYNVRIQVKPDGSGVVTDGVKLSPNPFDEIALEEALRLRDKGIATEVVVATIAPADAQAHLRNGLAMGANRAIHVVTDQAIQPLTAARTLLKLVEKEQPDLVILGKQAIDDDANQTGQMLATLWARPQATFASKVEIADGKATVTREVDAGLETLEVDLPAVITTDLRLNEPRFIKLPDIMKAKAKPLETLQLADLGVEAADTFKTTQYAAPSKRSKGVMVKDAAELVAALKQKGLL comes from the coding sequence ATGAAAATCCTCGTCGCGTACAAGCGCGTGGTGGACTACAACGTCCGCATTCAAGTCAAGCCGGATGGTTCCGGCGTGGTCACCGATGGCGTCAAGCTCTCGCCCAACCCGTTCGATGAGATCGCCCTGGAAGAAGCCCTGCGCCTGCGCGACAAGGGTATCGCCACGGAAGTGGTGGTCGCCACGATCGCCCCGGCCGATGCCCAGGCGCACCTGCGCAACGGCCTGGCCATGGGCGCCAACCGTGCCATCCACGTGGTCACCGACCAGGCCATCCAGCCACTGACCGCCGCCCGCACCCTGCTCAAGCTGGTCGAGAAGGAACAGCCCGACCTGGTCATCCTCGGCAAGCAGGCCATCGATGACGATGCCAACCAGACCGGCCAGATGTTGGCCACGCTGTGGGCACGTCCGCAGGCCACCTTTGCCTCCAAGGTCGAGATCGCCGACGGCAAGGCCACGGTCACCCGTGAAGTCGACGCCGGCCTGGAAACGCTGGAAGTCGACCTGCCGGCGGTAATCACCACCGATCTGCGCCTGAACGAGCCGCGCTTCATCAAGCTGCCGGACATCATGAAGGCCAAGGCCAAGCCGCTGGAAACCCTGCAGCTGGCCGACCTCGGTGTTGAAGCCGCCGACACGTTCAAGACCACCCAGTACGCCGCGCCGTCCAAGCGCAGCAAGGGCGTGATGGTGAAGGATGCTGCCGAACTGGTAGCCGCACTTAAGCAGAAGGGGTTGCTGTAA
- the rfbB gene encoding dTDP-glucose 4,6-dehydratase — MTTWLVTGGAGFIGGNFVLEAVAKGIRIINLDALTYAGNLKTLDSLEGNASHVFAHGDIGDRELVAGLLAEHRPDAVLNFAAESHVDRSIDGPGAFIQTNVVGTLGLLEAVRDYWKALPADRADAFRFLHVSTDEVYGTLGETGKFTETTPYAPNSPYSASKAASDHLVRAFHHTYGLPVLTTNCSNNYGPYHFPEKLIPLVIAKALAGEALPVYGDGKQVRDWLFVADHCEAIRTVLAKGRVGETYNVGGNSEKQNIEVVQAICALLDARRPRADGKPRTEQITYVTDRPGHDRRYAIDASKLKDELGWEPKHTFEQGIAFTVDWYLDNQQWVNGVLDGSYRLQRIGTDA, encoded by the coding sequence GTGACCACATGGCTTGTGACCGGCGGCGCCGGCTTTATAGGCGGCAATTTCGTATTGGAAGCGGTAGCGAAGGGCATCCGCATCATCAATCTGGATGCGCTGACCTACGCTGGCAACCTGAAGACGCTGGACAGCCTGGAAGGCAATGCGAGCCACGTATTCGCTCACGGTGACATCGGCGACCGCGAGCTGGTGGCAGGCCTGTTGGCGGAGCATCGCCCTGATGCAGTCCTGAACTTTGCCGCCGAGAGCCATGTGGATCGCTCGATCGACGGCCCGGGTGCGTTCATCCAGACCAACGTGGTCGGAACCCTCGGCTTGCTGGAAGCTGTGCGCGACTACTGGAAGGCGTTGCCGGCGGACAGGGCCGATGCTTTCCGCTTCCTGCATGTGTCCACCGACGAGGTCTACGGCACGCTGGGCGAGACCGGTAAGTTCACCGAAACCACGCCATATGCGCCGAACTCCCCGTACTCGGCCTCCAAGGCAGCCTCCGACCATCTGGTACGTGCTTTCCATCACACCTACGGTCTACCGGTGCTGACCACCAACTGTTCCAACAACTACGGTCCGTATCACTTCCCGGAAAAATTGATTCCCCTGGTCATCGCCAAGGCATTGGCGGGCGAAGCGCTGCCGGTGTACGGCGACGGTAAGCAGGTCCGCGATTGGTTGTTTGTCGCCGATCATTGCGAGGCGATCCGCACCGTACTGGCGAAGGGCCGGGTCGGTGAGACCTACAACGTTGGCGGTAACTCCGAAAAGCAGAACATCGAGGTGGTGCAGGCCATCTGCGCGCTGCTGGATGCGCGCCGTCCGCGAGCCGATGGCAAGCCGCGCACCGAGCAGATCACCTATGTGACCGATCGCCCCGGCCATGATCGCCGCTATGCAATCGATGCTTCCAAGCTCAAGGACGAACTGGGTTGGGAGCCGAAGCACACCTTCGAGCAGGGCATCGCCTTCACCGTGGACTGGTACCTGGACAACCAGCAATGGGTGAATGGCGTGCTGGATGGCAGCTATCGCCTGCAGCGCATCGGTACCGACGCCTGA
- the rfbA gene encoding glucose-1-phosphate thymidylyltransferase RfbA, whose amino-acid sequence MTQRKGIILAGGSGTRLYPITKGVSKQLLPVYDKPMIYYPLSVLMLAGIREVLIINTPHEQALFQQLLGDGSQWGMDIQYAVQPSPDGLAQAYLIGRDFVGGKPSCLVLGDNIFHGTGLREVLKRADARDKGATVFGYWVNDPERYGVAEFNKDGKVIGLVEKPAEPRSNYAVTGLYFYDGNASDYAAALKPSPRGELEITDLNQRYLDEGTLQLEPLGRGYAWLDTGTHQSLLEASNFIETIQTRQGLQVCCPEEIAYGQGWITAEQLEALAAPLSKNGYGQYLQKLIQRGIVP is encoded by the coding sequence ATGACGCAACGTAAGGGCATCATTCTGGCTGGTGGCTCGGGTACGCGCCTGTATCCGATCACCAAGGGCGTCAGCAAGCAGTTGCTGCCGGTCTACGACAAGCCCATGATCTATTACCCGTTGAGCGTGCTGATGCTGGCGGGTATCCGTGAAGTACTGATCATCAACACGCCGCACGAACAAGCGTTGTTCCAGCAGTTGCTGGGCGATGGTTCGCAGTGGGGGATGGATATCCAGTACGCCGTGCAGCCCAGTCCGGATGGTTTGGCGCAGGCGTATCTGATCGGCCGTGATTTTGTTGGAGGCAAACCCAGCTGCCTGGTACTGGGTGACAACATTTTCCACGGCACAGGACTGCGTGAGGTCCTCAAGCGTGCTGATGCGCGCGATAAGGGTGCGACGGTGTTCGGCTATTGGGTCAATGATCCTGAGCGCTATGGCGTGGCCGAGTTCAACAAAGATGGCAAGGTTATCGGTCTGGTTGAAAAGCCGGCCGAACCACGCTCCAACTACGCAGTGACCGGGCTGTATTTCTACGATGGCAATGCCAGTGACTATGCCGCAGCTTTGAAGCCCTCGCCACGCGGAGAGCTGGAGATCACCGATCTCAATCAGCGGTACCTGGACGAAGGCACGTTGCAACTCGAGCCGCTCGGCCGTGGCTATGCATGGTTGGATACGGGTACGCACCAGTCATTGCTGGAAGCCTCCAATTTCATCGAAACCATCCAGACCCGTCAGGGCTTGCAGGTCTGCTGCCCCGAAGAAATTGCTTATGGCCAAGGCTGGATTACTGCAGAGCAGCTCGAGGCACTGGCAGCACCGTTGTCAAAGAACGGCTATGGACAGTACCTGCAAAAGTTGATTCAGCGAGGCATCGTTCCGTGA
- the rfbC gene encoding dTDP-4-dehydrorhamnose 3,5-epimerase produces the protein MKVIETAMPGCAVIEPAVFGDDRGFFFETWNAERFEVLGLPGKFVQSNISASSGGVLRGLHYQWPRPQGKLVSVLEGEVYDVAVDIRRGSPTFGQWEAVILSAENKRQFWIPEGFAHGFAVLSERALFSYLCTDVYVKEADAGIRWNDADIGVDWPISGPTLSAKDESAPFLKDIAEDRLPVYVP, from the coding sequence GTGAAAGTGATTGAAACGGCCATGCCGGGCTGTGCGGTCATCGAGCCAGCGGTGTTTGGTGACGATCGTGGTTTTTTCTTCGAGACTTGGAACGCAGAGCGTTTCGAGGTGCTGGGTCTGCCCGGAAAGTTTGTTCAGAGCAATATTTCCGCTTCGAGCGGCGGAGTGCTGCGTGGTTTGCACTATCAATGGCCGCGTCCGCAGGGCAAGCTGGTCAGCGTGCTGGAAGGTGAGGTGTATGACGTGGCGGTGGATATACGCCGTGGATCACCGACGTTCGGTCAGTGGGAGGCCGTGATCCTGAGCGCGGAGAACAAGCGTCAGTTCTGGATACCTGAGGGGTTTGCGCACGGTTTTGCAGTGCTCTCGGAGCGAGCTCTGTTCAGCTACTTGTGCACAGACGTCTACGTGAAGGAAGCAGATGCAGGCATCCGCTGGAACGATGCCGACATCGGCGTGGACTGGCCGATCAGCGGACCGACCTTGTCCGCCAAGGATGAGAGCGCGCCGTTCTTGAAGGACATTGCTGAAGATCGCCTGCCGGTTTACGTCCCATGA